The Streptomyces sp. NBC_00454 DNA segment GGACATAGCCGACCATTACGCCGGCAAGCGCCAGGATCCGCATCCCGGCGAATCGTCTGTCGAACGCAGGCTCGATCCAAGCTCTGTTCACTCCCCCACGATAGGCGGACGCCCGTACGCCCGGGTCCTGCCGTGGGAGGAGGCCAACTCCTCCCACCGGCCGCGATGTCCGGCCCGTGGAGGGAGTCGGGAACCCGGGTCGGGCGGCGAGGGTGAGCGACATGGATACCGACGCACATACGGCCACGAGTGCCAACGCGGACGCAGAACCCACCACCATGGGACGGCGGTCCCTCCTCGGCGGTGCGGCCGCTCTGGGGCTGGGGAGCACAGCCTTCGGCACCACCGCCCACGCGAACGGCGCCCCATCGAGGTCCCACACCAGGGCCGGCCGCTTCCAGGGAAAGTCCGTGCTCATCACGGGCGCCACATCCGGCATAGGCAGGGCGGCGGCCAAGGCGTTCGCCCTTGAGGGCGCCCATGTCGGATTCTGTGGCAGACGAGCCGAGTTGGGACGCCAGGTGGAACGCGAGATCCGGGACGCGGGCGGCGAAGCCACGTACATCGAGGCCGATGTCCGCGTGGACGTCCAAGTGCGCAGCTTCGTGGACCGGGTCGCGAGCCGTTACGGCGGCATCGACGTCGCCTTCAACAACGCCGGCATCGGAAGCGGCAAACTGCCCCACGAGATGAGCGTCGAGGAGTGGGACGACGTCCTGGCCACCAACGCCCGGGGCGTGTTCCTCGCGATCAAGTACGAGATTCCGCACATGCTCAAGGCGCAGCACGGCGTCATCATCTGCACCTCGTCATCAGCGGCCGAACAGGCGCGGCCGAACAGCGCCGCGTACACCGCGAGCAAGCGGGCGGTACAGGGCATGGTGAAGTCCGCAGCCCTCGCGTACGGACCCAAGGGAATCAGGCTCAACGCCCTGCTGCCCGGCACCACCGACACCCCCTTCGTCCGCCCGCCGGGAATCCCGGACGCGGATTGGGCGAAGTACAAGCAGGCGTGGGGACCGCTCAACGTCGACGGCCTCGAACGAATGGCCGAAGCCGAGGAGATCGCGCGCGCGGTGCTCGGGCTCGCGTCCGACGACTTCCCCTACATGACGGGTGCGTCGATCACCGTGGACGGCGGAAGCACGGCGGGCAGGAAGATGATCCGGCCGAGCGGTACGTGAGGCTGCCGGGTTCACTACTCCTCGCACGCCGACGCCCCTCCCAACCAGCACGAAAGGATCGGCCCGGCACATCAACTAGGCATCTAACAAACGGAGTCGATGCCAATCGACCCCACCCCCCTGTCAGTGGCACGGCATACGCCGCACAGACGAAGTGGGGCCCGTTCACGCACGGACGCGTATTCCAGGGCACACGGCAGCACGTGCCCCGGCAGGCCCTTACGGCTCGATCCTCAGGAGGGATCTTGACTTCACCGCACCGCGGACGACTGCGCGCCCTGGCCGCCGGAGGCGTACTCGCCCTGGCCGCCGGCGTCCTCTCCGCCGCCCCGAGCACCGCCGCCCCGCAGTCCCTGGCGCCCGCACCGGCCCTCGCGCGGCCCGCGGCCGCCCCGACAACGGAGTCGGCCTCCAGCGCCTCGCCGCGAGGCGACGGCGGGCACCCGACCGTCGTCATGCCCGACCGCGCCACGCCCTCCGCACCGGTGGCTGCCGCGGCCCTGCCGCGGCACGACGTCGACGGCGACGGCATCAGCGACATGATCGTCGTGGAGTACGACCAGAGCATGGGCGTCTACCTGTCGTCGATCTCCGACTGGGGCGACTACACGATCTCCAAGACCGACCCCGATTCCTCGTACAAGGACCTGTTGCCGGTCGGCGACGTCGGCGGCACGGCCAAGGCCGAGTTGCTCTCCCTCTCCTTCGACGGCGTACTCACTCTCTACGAGACCGGTCTGAAGGGCACGTCGGCGCCCCTGTGGTCGGGGGGCGGCTGGCAGAAGTACAACCGCCTCGTGGCCACCGGCGACGTGACTGGCGACCACCACCCCGATCTGCTGGCCCGCGACCACGTCGGCGACCTGTGGCTGTACACCGGCACCGGGAGCGTCAGCAAACCCTTCAACACGCGGGTCAAGGTCGGCTCCGGCTGGGGGATCTACGACCAGATCGTCGGTGCCAGCGATGTCGACGGCGACGGCCTCGGCGACGTCTTCACCCGCACCCTGACCGGCGAGTTGTGGTTCCACAAGGGATCCGGCAGTGCCACCGCCCCGCTCAAGCCCCGCGTCAAGGTCGGCACGGGCTGGAACACGTACAACGTGATCAGCGGCCCGGACGATGTCGACGGCGACGGCTTGAGCGACCTGATCGCCCGCAATCGCGACGGCCTGCAGTACTTCTACAAGTCGATCGGCGGAGGCAAGTTCGCCGCACCCGTCTACCACGGCAGCGGGTGGGAACTCAACAGGTTCATGGTCGGCGCGGGCACCACTCAGCTCTACGGCAAGTCACAGAACCTCATGACCGAGTCCAACAACACGCTGGCCAAGTACTACGCCCTGGCCAACGGCACCTACGTGACGCCGCCGATGGCGGTCGGCACCGAGACGCCCGGCTCCCGCAACACCTACGCCACCGCGCTCAACAGCCACAACCACGCCAGCTACGTGCAGAACATCGGCAGCGATCTGTACATCCGCGGCCTGAAGGTCAGCACGACGTGGAACTACACGCTCATGGTCGGCCCAGGTGACCTCACCGGCGACGGCAAGGGCGACCTGCTCAGCCGCGACTCCGCCGGCGTCCTGTGGCTGCACCCCGGCGACGGCGCGGTGGAGACCAAGCTCGGCACGCGGATCAAGGTCGGCACCGGCTGGAACGCCTACAACGCGGTCGTCGGCGCAGGCGACTACTCCGGCGACGGGCGGCCCGACGTGATCGCCCGGGACACCTCCGGCAGGGTGTTCCTCTACAAGGGCACGGGGACGTCCACCGCGCCGTTCGCCGCCCCGGAGCAGGTCGCCACCGGCTGGAACGTGTACGACACGCTGCTCGTGCCGGGCGACATCGACGGCGACAGCAAGGGCGACGTGCTCGGCCGCCTCCCGAACGGCGACATGTACCTGTACACCTCAACGGGCAACGCCGGCACCGCGACCTTCACCGCCCGGGTGCTGTTCGGCAGAGGCTGGAACATCTACAAGAACATGATCTGACTCCCCCGGCCGCCCGGCGGCCGGTCCACGATCAGCGACGGCGCGGGCCCGTCCACCGGCACCAGCCGACGGGCGGGCCCGCGTCCGTGCCGGGCGTCGCGACCCGGCGAACCTTTCCGGTCACGGCACTAGCCGGCCTTGAGGGTGCCACCGTCGATGACGTGGTCGGCGCCGTGGATGTTGGCGGCACGTTCGGACAGGAGGAAGGCGACCAGGTCGGCCACCTCCTCGGGCGTGGTGATGCGTCCCGAGGCGAGGCCGAACTGGCCGGGAATGCTCTCGAGCAGATCGCTGTGGCTGACACCGTAGGCGTCGGCCACCTTGCCGCCGAAGCCGTTCGGGTCGGTCCACAGCGGGCT contains these protein-coding regions:
- a CDS encoding SDR family NAD(P)-dependent oxidoreductase — protein: MDTDAHTATSANADAEPTTMGRRSLLGGAAALGLGSTAFGTTAHANGAPSRSHTRAGRFQGKSVLITGATSGIGRAAAKAFALEGAHVGFCGRRAELGRQVEREIRDAGGEATYIEADVRVDVQVRSFVDRVASRYGGIDVAFNNAGIGSGKLPHEMSVEEWDDVLATNARGVFLAIKYEIPHMLKAQHGVIICTSSSAAEQARPNSAAYTASKRAVQGMVKSAALAYGPKGIRLNALLPGTTDTPFVRPPGIPDADWAKYKQAWGPLNVDGLERMAEAEEIARAVLGLASDDFPYMTGASITVDGGSTAGRKMIRPSGT
- a CDS encoding FG-GAP repeat domain-containing protein, producing the protein MTSPHRGRLRALAAGGVLALAAGVLSAAPSTAAPQSLAPAPALARPAAAPTTESASSASPRGDGGHPTVVMPDRATPSAPVAAAALPRHDVDGDGISDMIVVEYDQSMGVYLSSISDWGDYTISKTDPDSSYKDLLPVGDVGGTAKAELLSLSFDGVLTLYETGLKGTSAPLWSGGGWQKYNRLVATGDVTGDHHPDLLARDHVGDLWLYTGTGSVSKPFNTRVKVGSGWGIYDQIVGASDVDGDGLGDVFTRTLTGELWFHKGSGSATAPLKPRVKVGTGWNTYNVISGPDDVDGDGLSDLIARNRDGLQYFYKSIGGGKFAAPVYHGSGWELNRFMVGAGTTQLYGKSQNLMTESNNTLAKYYALANGTYVTPPMAVGTETPGSRNTYATALNSHNHASYVQNIGSDLYIRGLKVSTTWNYTLMVGPGDLTGDGKGDLLSRDSAGVLWLHPGDGAVETKLGTRIKVGTGWNAYNAVVGAGDYSGDGRPDVIARDTSGRVFLYKGTGTSTAPFAAPEQVATGWNVYDTLLVPGDIDGDSKGDVLGRLPNGDMYLYTSTGNAGTATFTARVLFGRGWNIYKNMI